A genomic window from Punica granatum isolate Tunisia-2019 chromosome 2, ASM765513v2, whole genome shotgun sequence includes:
- the LOC116196954 gene encoding lysine-specific demethylase JMJ25-like isoform X2, which translates to MCHQCQRNDKGRVVRCTKCKSKRYCIPCITTWYPQSTEDSIAEACPFCCKNCNCKSCMRLDGALKRTLELNLEYSDNEKLQHSLHILRLLLPFLKQLNHDQLMEKKMEAECQGLSLSDLKVREARLDNNERAYCNNCRTSIFDYHRSCPNCSYDLCLICCDEIREGRLQGGEKEVIIEYINRGSDYLHGGEAKGERNVSLSSVKKVKSEPEWKANEDGTIPCPRELIGGCGDGLLELRCMFSDNWVSQLVNKAEELIKSYHYTESLEASGEKCSCFTPDGAVDLTSGNLRKAASRGDANDNYLYWPKARDLKFEDLRHFQCHWAKGEPVIVSNALETTPGLSWEPMVMWRAFRQISNAKHLRHLDVTAIDCLDLSEVDVNIHQFFKGYSEGRFDSKKWPQILKLKDWPPKNEFDEKLPRHGIEFITSLPFKEYTHLKEGFLNLATKLPEGILKPDLGPKTYIAYGVHPELGRGDSVTKLHCDMSDAVNVLTHTAELTLSRDHLHKMLKVKKQHIKQDEKEIFGIVCEKKKGTEKTVPSASPNSCKPELDCLATDTDENKNPSLGVENEKFDASTTPNGETLEKTAENADGSNGLMHSDEEIEEKIPRKERAVRGRKRKRGGYSKSTRRSKRLETKQEELDHPSDKSDSESSRADKELSGDQNCDLEEEINLYFPMLEFEGPEYAEGGALWDIFRREDVPKLEEYLEKHFQEFRHIHCSPLTQVIHPIHDQTFYLTVEHKRKLKEEYGIEPWTFVQKLGDAVFIPAGCPHQVRNLKSCIKVALDFVSPENVKECLRLTEEFRVLPENHRAKEDKLEVKKMAIYGMSKVVGGLEHYLREGTFENQGSDNKEKRTKP; encoded by the exons ATGTGCCATCAGTGCCAGAGGAATGATAAGGGCAGGGTCGTTCGCTGTACAAAGTGCAAATCAAAGCGATATTGCATACCTTGCATTACTACTTG GTATCCCCAATCGACAGAGGACTCAATTGCTGAGGCATGCCCATTCTGCTGTAAAAACTGCAATTGTAAATCATGCATGCGATTAGATGGGGCACTAAAA AGAACACTGGAGTTAAATTTGGAATACAGCGACAATGAGAAGTTACAGCACTCTCTCCATATTCTACGGTTACTTCTTCCTTTCCTGAAACAGTTGAATCATGACCAACTGATGGAGAAAAAGATGGAGGCAGAATGCCAAG GCTTGTCTTTATCAGATTTAAAGGTTCGGGAAGCACGATTAGATAATAATGAGCGTGCCTACTG CAACAACTGCAGAACTTCCATTTTCGATTACCACAGAAGCTGTCCGAACTGTTCGTATGATCTATGTCTCATATGTTGCGATGAGATTCGAGAGGGTCGCCTTCAAGGAGGGGAAAAAGAAGTCATAATAGAATACATAAACAGAGGATCAGATTATCTGCATGGTGGAGAAGCTAAAGGAGAGAGAAATGTTTCTCTTAGCTCTGTAAAGAAAGTCAAGTCGGAACCAGAGTGGAAGGCAAATGAAGATGGGACTATTCCTTGCCCCCGGGAACTGATTGGTGGCTGTGGAGATGGTCTCCTAGAACTGCGGTGTATGTTTTCGGACAATTGGGTCTCGCAACTGGTCAATAAAGCTGAAGAATTGATCAAGTCTTATCATTATACTGAATCTTTGGAAGCTTCAGGGGAGAAATGTTCTTGCTTTACCCCTGATGGAGCAGTTGACCTTACCAGTGGTAACTTAAGGAAAGCAGCCTCTCGTGGGGATGCTAATGACAACTACTTATACTGGCCAAAAGCCCGGGACCTGAAGTTTGAAGATCTGAGGCATTTCCAGTGTCACTGGGCCAAGGGTGAACCTGTCATTGTGAGCAATGCTCTTGAGACTACTCCAGGCCTGAGCTGGGAACCAATGGTGATGTGGCGCGCCTTTCGTCAGATCTCGAATGCCAAACATTTGAGGCATTTGGATGTCACAGCAATTGATTGCTTGGATTTGAGTGAG GTAGATGTGAACATTCACCAGTTCTTCAAAGGTTACTCAGAGGGTCGATTTGACAgtaaaaaatggccccagatACTGAAGCTCAAGGATTGGCCTCCGAAAAATGAGTTTGATGAGAAGTTGCCTCGGCATGGTATTGAATTCATTACTTCCTTGCCTTTCAAGGAATATACGCACCTGAAAGAAGGGTTTCTCAATCTTGCTACGAAGTTGCCTGAAGGGATTCTAAAGCCTGACTTGGGCCCGAAAACATATATAGCTTATGGGGTCCATCCTGAGTTGGGTCGTGGAGATTCAGTCACAAAGCTTCACTGTGACATGTCTGATGCG GTAAATGTACTGACACATACAGCGGAATTGACTCTCTCCCGTGACCACCTCCATAAAATGTTGAAAGTGAAAAAGCAGCACATCAAGCAGGATGAAAAGGAAATTTTTGGTATTGTCTGTGAGAAGAAAAAAGGCACTGAGAAGACGGTGCCTTCAGCATCTCCAAATAGCTGTAAGCCCGAGCTTGACTGTCTTGCTACTGACACTGATGAGAATAAAAATCCTTCTTTAGGGgtagaaaatgagaaatttgaTGCATCGACAACCCCGAATGGAGAGACTCTGGAAAAGACTGCTGAAAATGCAGATGGATCAAATGGATTGATGCACTCAGATGAAGAAATTGAGGAGAAAATTCCGAGAAAGGAGAGGGCTGTCCGCGgcaggaagaggaagagggggGGATATAGTAAAAGTACAAGAAGGTCAAAGAGATTGGAGACAAAACAGGAAGAGTTGGATCACCCATCAGATAAGAGTGATTCTGAATCTTCTCGTGCGGACAAGGAGTTGTCAGGTGATCAAAATTGTGATCTAGAAGAGGAGATCAATCTGTACTTCCCAATGTTGGAGTTTGAGGGGCCAGAGTATGCAGAGGGAGGTGCACTATGGGATATCTTCAGAAGGGAAGATGTTCCGAAGTTGGAGGAATATCTTGAGAAGCACTTCCAGGAGTTCAGGCACATCCATTGCTCACCTCTAACCCAG GTTATCCATCCAATTCATGACCAGACATTTTACTTGACAGTGGAGCATAAGAGGAAGCTCAAAGAGGAATATG GAATCGAGCCATGGACATTTGTCCAAAAACTAGGGGATGCTGTGTTCATTCCCGCCGGTTGTCCTCATCAAGTTCGCAATTTGAAG TCATGTATTAAGGTTGCGCTAGACTTTGTCTCACCCGAAAATGTTAAAGAGTGCCTTCGTCTGACTGAGGAGTTCCGAGTGCTTCCCGAGAATCACAGGGCTAAGGAAGATAAATTGGAG GTGAAGAAGATGGCCATTTACGGGATGAGCAAAGTTGTGGGAGGCCTTGAGCATTATCTCAG GGAAGGAACATTCGAGAATCAGGGTAGCGACAACAAAGAGAAGAGGACCAAACCGTGA
- the LOC116196954 gene encoding lysine-specific demethylase JMJ25-like isoform X1: MEAGVKTGDARGGVASRTRSGGRRADPRPRKREKPPRPKSDEEPGFPVRCRAKHFDENGNPVESLMCHQCQRNDKGRVVRCTKCKSKRYCIPCITTWYPQSTEDSIAEACPFCCKNCNCKSCMRLDGALKRTLELNLEYSDNEKLQHSLHILRLLLPFLKQLNHDQLMEKKMEAECQGLSLSDLKVREARLDNNERAYCNNCRTSIFDYHRSCPNCSYDLCLICCDEIREGRLQGGEKEVIIEYINRGSDYLHGGEAKGERNVSLSSVKKVKSEPEWKANEDGTIPCPRELIGGCGDGLLELRCMFSDNWVSQLVNKAEELIKSYHYTESLEASGEKCSCFTPDGAVDLTSGNLRKAASRGDANDNYLYWPKARDLKFEDLRHFQCHWAKGEPVIVSNALETTPGLSWEPMVMWRAFRQISNAKHLRHLDVTAIDCLDLSEVDVNIHQFFKGYSEGRFDSKKWPQILKLKDWPPKNEFDEKLPRHGIEFITSLPFKEYTHLKEGFLNLATKLPEGILKPDLGPKTYIAYGVHPELGRGDSVTKLHCDMSDAVNVLTHTAELTLSRDHLHKMLKVKKQHIKQDEKEIFGIVCEKKKGTEKTVPSASPNSCKPELDCLATDTDENKNPSLGVENEKFDASTTPNGETLEKTAENADGSNGLMHSDEEIEEKIPRKERAVRGRKRKRGGYSKSTRRSKRLETKQEELDHPSDKSDSESSRADKELSGDQNCDLEEEINLYFPMLEFEGPEYAEGGALWDIFRREDVPKLEEYLEKHFQEFRHIHCSPLTQVIHPIHDQTFYLTVEHKRKLKEEYGIEPWTFVQKLGDAVFIPAGCPHQVRNLKSCIKVALDFVSPENVKECLRLTEEFRVLPENHRAKEDKLEVKKMAIYGMSKVVGGLEHYLREGTFENQGSDNKEKRTKP, translated from the exons ATGGAGGCCGGGGTGAAGACCGGCGACGCCCGTGGTGGGGTTGCCTCAAGAACAAGAAGCGGTGGAAGAAGGGCCGACCCGAGACCCCGAAAAAGGGAAAAGCCTCCGAGGCCTAAATCTGATGAGGAGCCCGGGTTTCCGGTCCGTTGCCGCGCGAAGCATTTCGACGAGAAT GGGAATCCTGTGGAATCCTTGATGTGCCATCAGTGCCAGAGGAATGATAAGGGCAGGGTCGTTCGCTGTACAAAGTGCAAATCAAAGCGATATTGCATACCTTGCATTACTACTTG GTATCCCCAATCGACAGAGGACTCAATTGCTGAGGCATGCCCATTCTGCTGTAAAAACTGCAATTGTAAATCATGCATGCGATTAGATGGGGCACTAAAA AGAACACTGGAGTTAAATTTGGAATACAGCGACAATGAGAAGTTACAGCACTCTCTCCATATTCTACGGTTACTTCTTCCTTTCCTGAAACAGTTGAATCATGACCAACTGATGGAGAAAAAGATGGAGGCAGAATGCCAAG GCTTGTCTTTATCAGATTTAAAGGTTCGGGAAGCACGATTAGATAATAATGAGCGTGCCTACTG CAACAACTGCAGAACTTCCATTTTCGATTACCACAGAAGCTGTCCGAACTGTTCGTATGATCTATGTCTCATATGTTGCGATGAGATTCGAGAGGGTCGCCTTCAAGGAGGGGAAAAAGAAGTCATAATAGAATACATAAACAGAGGATCAGATTATCTGCATGGTGGAGAAGCTAAAGGAGAGAGAAATGTTTCTCTTAGCTCTGTAAAGAAAGTCAAGTCGGAACCAGAGTGGAAGGCAAATGAAGATGGGACTATTCCTTGCCCCCGGGAACTGATTGGTGGCTGTGGAGATGGTCTCCTAGAACTGCGGTGTATGTTTTCGGACAATTGGGTCTCGCAACTGGTCAATAAAGCTGAAGAATTGATCAAGTCTTATCATTATACTGAATCTTTGGAAGCTTCAGGGGAGAAATGTTCTTGCTTTACCCCTGATGGAGCAGTTGACCTTACCAGTGGTAACTTAAGGAAAGCAGCCTCTCGTGGGGATGCTAATGACAACTACTTATACTGGCCAAAAGCCCGGGACCTGAAGTTTGAAGATCTGAGGCATTTCCAGTGTCACTGGGCCAAGGGTGAACCTGTCATTGTGAGCAATGCTCTTGAGACTACTCCAGGCCTGAGCTGGGAACCAATGGTGATGTGGCGCGCCTTTCGTCAGATCTCGAATGCCAAACATTTGAGGCATTTGGATGTCACAGCAATTGATTGCTTGGATTTGAGTGAG GTAGATGTGAACATTCACCAGTTCTTCAAAGGTTACTCAGAGGGTCGATTTGACAgtaaaaaatggccccagatACTGAAGCTCAAGGATTGGCCTCCGAAAAATGAGTTTGATGAGAAGTTGCCTCGGCATGGTATTGAATTCATTACTTCCTTGCCTTTCAAGGAATATACGCACCTGAAAGAAGGGTTTCTCAATCTTGCTACGAAGTTGCCTGAAGGGATTCTAAAGCCTGACTTGGGCCCGAAAACATATATAGCTTATGGGGTCCATCCTGAGTTGGGTCGTGGAGATTCAGTCACAAAGCTTCACTGTGACATGTCTGATGCG GTAAATGTACTGACACATACAGCGGAATTGACTCTCTCCCGTGACCACCTCCATAAAATGTTGAAAGTGAAAAAGCAGCACATCAAGCAGGATGAAAAGGAAATTTTTGGTATTGTCTGTGAGAAGAAAAAAGGCACTGAGAAGACGGTGCCTTCAGCATCTCCAAATAGCTGTAAGCCCGAGCTTGACTGTCTTGCTACTGACACTGATGAGAATAAAAATCCTTCTTTAGGGgtagaaaatgagaaatttgaTGCATCGACAACCCCGAATGGAGAGACTCTGGAAAAGACTGCTGAAAATGCAGATGGATCAAATGGATTGATGCACTCAGATGAAGAAATTGAGGAGAAAATTCCGAGAAAGGAGAGGGCTGTCCGCGgcaggaagaggaagagggggGGATATAGTAAAAGTACAAGAAGGTCAAAGAGATTGGAGACAAAACAGGAAGAGTTGGATCACCCATCAGATAAGAGTGATTCTGAATCTTCTCGTGCGGACAAGGAGTTGTCAGGTGATCAAAATTGTGATCTAGAAGAGGAGATCAATCTGTACTTCCCAATGTTGGAGTTTGAGGGGCCAGAGTATGCAGAGGGAGGTGCACTATGGGATATCTTCAGAAGGGAAGATGTTCCGAAGTTGGAGGAATATCTTGAGAAGCACTTCCAGGAGTTCAGGCACATCCATTGCTCACCTCTAACCCAG GTTATCCATCCAATTCATGACCAGACATTTTACTTGACAGTGGAGCATAAGAGGAAGCTCAAAGAGGAATATG GAATCGAGCCATGGACATTTGTCCAAAAACTAGGGGATGCTGTGTTCATTCCCGCCGGTTGTCCTCATCAAGTTCGCAATTTGAAG TCATGTATTAAGGTTGCGCTAGACTTTGTCTCACCCGAAAATGTTAAAGAGTGCCTTCGTCTGACTGAGGAGTTCCGAGTGCTTCCCGAGAATCACAGGGCTAAGGAAGATAAATTGGAG GTGAAGAAGATGGCCATTTACGGGATGAGCAAAGTTGTGGGAGGCCTTGAGCATTATCTCAG GGAAGGAACATTCGAGAATCAGGGTAGCGACAACAAAGAGAAGAGGACCAAACCGTGA